A genome region from Methylobacterium sp. FF17 includes the following:
- a CDS encoding circularly permuted type 2 ATP-grasp protein, whose translation MALAAFDEMTGLPDGALSDPAVREAYNSLKTWLDTTPPEHFNTRRSQAEMLFRRIGITFAVYGANESTERLIPFDIIPRVITKPEWGFLERGLKQRVTAINAFLKDIYGAQECIKAGIIPADLVYRNPHYRMEMRAFRVPHDLYVHIAGIDIVRTGENDFFVLEDNARTPSGVSYMLENREVMLRLFPELFSRHRVAPVENYPDALLATLRSLAPSTATRDPTVALLTPGRYNSAFYEHSFLADKLGVDLVEASDLFTKDDVVYMRTTEGPRRVDVLYRRLDDDFLDPLVFRPDSVLGVPGIMNAYERGTVTLANAVGTGIADDKAVYSYMPEIVRFFTGEEPILHNVPTYRCREKEAFAYVMDNLAELVVKEVNGSGGYGMLVGPHATKREIEEFGRKLKHAPDGFIAQPTLALSTCPTFVASGVAPRHVDLRPFVLCGSDEIRIVPGGLTRVALKEGSLVVNSSQGGGTKDTWVLDA comes from the coding sequence ATGGCGCTCGCTGCATTCGACGAGATGACCGGGCTGCCCGATGGGGCGCTGAGCGACCCCGCCGTGCGTGAAGCCTACAACAGCCTCAAGACCTGGCTCGACACGACGCCGCCGGAGCATTTCAACACCCGCCGCAGCCAGGCGGAGATGCTGTTCCGCCGCATCGGCATCACCTTCGCGGTCTACGGCGCCAACGAATCCACCGAGCGCCTGATCCCGTTCGACATCATCCCCCGCGTCATCACCAAACCGGAATGGGGCTTCCTGGAGCGCGGGCTGAAGCAGCGCGTCACCGCGATCAACGCCTTCCTGAAGGACATCTACGGCGCCCAGGAATGCATCAAGGCCGGCATCATCCCGGCCGACCTCGTCTACCGCAACCCGCATTACCGCATGGAGATGCGCGCCTTCCGGGTCCCGCACGACCTCTACGTCCACATCGCGGGCATCGACATCGTGCGCACCGGCGAGAACGACTTCTTCGTGCTGGAGGACAATGCCCGGACCCCGTCCGGCGTGTCCTACATGCTGGAGAACCGCGAGGTGATGCTGCGGCTGTTCCCGGAGCTGTTCTCGCGGCACCGGGTGGCCCCCGTGGAGAATTATCCGGACGCGCTGCTGGCGACCCTGCGGAGCTTGGCGCCCTCCACCGCGACCCGCGACCCCACCGTCGCCCTGCTGACCCCCGGCCGCTACAACTCGGCGTTCTACGAGCACTCGTTCCTGGCGGACAAGCTCGGCGTCGACCTCGTGGAGGCGTCCGACCTCTTCACCAAGGACGACGTCGTCTACATGCGCACCACGGAGGGCCCGCGCCGGGTCGACGTGCTGTATCGCCGCCTCGATGACGACTTCCTCGATCCGCTGGTGTTCCGTCCGGATTCTGTGCTCGGCGTGCCCGGCATCATGAACGCCTACGAGCGCGGGACCGTGACGCTCGCGAACGCGGTGGGCACCGGCATCGCCGACGACAAGGCGGTCTACAGCTACATGCCGGAGATCGTGCGGTTCTTCACCGGCGAAGAGCCGATCCTGCACAACGTGCCGACCTATCGTTGCCGCGAGAAGGAGGCCTTCGCCTACGTCATGGACAACCTCGCCGAGCTCGTGGTGAAGGAGGTCAACGGCTCGGGCGGCTACGGCATGCTGGTGGGCCCGCATGCCACCAAGCGCGAGATCGAGGAGTTCGGGCGCAAGCTCAAGCATGCCCCCGACGGTTTCATCGCCCAGCCGACCCTGGCGCTCTCGACCTGCCCGACCTTCGTCGCCTCCGGAGTCGCGCCCCGGCACGTGGACCTGCGCCCCTTCGTGCTCTGCGGCTCGGACGAGATCCGAATCGTGCCCGGCGGCCTGACGCGCGTGGCCCTGAAGGAGGGATCCCTGGTCGTGAATTCGAGCCAGGGCGGCGGCACCAAGGACACCTGGGTCCTCGACGCCTGA
- a CDS encoding alpha-E domain-containing protein, protein MLSRTADNLYWLSRYAERAEFVARILDAALRLAALPSSYGGGETNEWASALASAGDPEVFKPLYDSVTEATVCDFLAFSPHNPSSIRSCIETARENARSVRTALTTEMWDAINGAWLELRNYEGRDLNRDEFTRFLDWVKGVSLAFDGSAYRTMLRNDAYWFTRLGTAIERADNTARILDVKYRILLPASEKIGGSLDYFQWTTILREVSAFNAYHWVYRESVKPLLVADLLILNRQMPRSFTNCYGMLVEHLDLIADAYGRRGASQRLASNTLARLEGENINRIFSSGLHEFVTEFIAENNRLGAAVIEQYLV, encoded by the coding sequence ATGCTGTCCCGGACCGCAGACAACCTGTACTGGCTCTCGCGCTATGCCGAGCGGGCGGAGTTCGTCGCCCGCATTCTCGATGCGGCGCTGCGGCTGGCCGCCCTGCCCTCCAGCTACGGCGGCGGCGAGACCAACGAGTGGGCCTCGGCGCTGGCCTCGGCCGGCGATCCGGAGGTGTTCAAGCCCCTCTACGACAGCGTGACGGAAGCCACCGTCTGCGACTTCCTCGCCTTCAGCCCCCACAATCCGTCCTCGATCCGCTCCTGCATCGAGACCGCCCGCGAGAACGCCCGCAGCGTGCGCACGGCGCTCACAACCGAGATGTGGGACGCGATCAACGGGGCCTGGCTCGAACTGCGCAACTACGAGGGCCGGGACCTCAACCGCGACGAATTCACCCGATTCCTCGACTGGGTGAAGGGCGTCTCGCTCGCCTTCGACGGCTCGGCCTATCGGACGATGCTGCGCAACGATGCCTATTGGTTCACCCGACTCGGCACCGCGATCGAGCGGGCCGACAACACCGCCCGCATCCTCGACGTGAAATACCGCATCCTGCTGCCGGCCTCGGAGAAGATCGGCGGCAGCCTCGACTACTTCCAGTGGACCACGATCCTGCGCGAGGTCTCGGCCTTCAACGCCTATCACTGGGTCTACCGGGAGAGCGTGAAGCCGCTGCTGGTGGCCGACCTGCTCATCCTCAACCGGCAGATGCCGCGCTCCTTCACCAACTGCTACGGCATGCTGGTGGAGCATCTGGACCTGATCGCCGATGCCTATGGACGGCGCGGCGCGAGCCAGCGGCTGGCGAGCAACACGCTGGCACGACTCGAGGGCGAGAACATCAACCGCATCTTCTCCTCCGGACTCCACGAGTTCGTGACGGAGTTCATCGCCGAGAACAATCGACTCGGCGCCGCGGTCATCGAGCAATATCTGGTATAG
- a CDS encoding transglutaminase family protein: MRIRVFHETNYTYEQPARGLIQVLRMRPRDHDGQYVRRWRIEPSVDGRVSEREDGFGNVVHWFTADEPAEALSIRVTGEVDTIEMHGIVRGTVERVPDVFYLRDSDLALANDGIQAFAREVAEAGDPAPLPILHRLLAAVHARVAFVPGPASASTNAAQAFAQEKGVCQDVTHLFIAAARHLEIPARYISGYFHHSDGETDQGSGHAWAEALVPGLGWVGFDAANGIATTEAHIRVAVALDYLGAAPIRGSRMGGGTETLDVTLRVEQAQANVQS; the protein is encoded by the coding sequence ATGCGAATTCGCGTCTTTCACGAGACCAATTACACCTACGAGCAGCCGGCCCGGGGCTTGATCCAGGTCCTGCGCATGCGCCCGCGCGACCATGACGGCCAGTATGTCCGGCGCTGGCGCATCGAGCCCTCGGTCGACGGGCGCGTCAGCGAGCGCGAAGACGGATTCGGCAACGTGGTGCACTGGTTCACCGCCGACGAGCCGGCCGAAGCCCTCTCGATCCGCGTGACCGGAGAGGTCGACACGATCGAGATGCACGGCATCGTGCGCGGCACGGTCGAGCGCGTGCCCGACGTGTTCTACCTGCGCGATTCCGACCTCGCCCTCGCAAATGACGGGATCCAGGCCTTCGCCCGCGAGGTCGCGGAGGCCGGGGATCCGGCCCCGCTGCCGATCCTGCATCGGTTGCTCGCTGCGGTCCACGCGCGCGTCGCCTTCGTTCCGGGGCCGGCCAGCGCCAGCACCAACGCGGCCCAGGCCTTCGCGCAAGAGAAGGGGGTCTGCCAGGACGTCACCCACCTGTTCATCGCCGCGGCGCGCCACCTCGAAATCCCCGCCCGCTACATCTCGGGCTACTTCCATCATTCCGACGGCGAGACCGATCAGGGCTCGGGCCATGCCTGGGCTGAAGCCCTCGTGCCGGGGCTCGGCTGGGTCGGCTTTGATGCGGCCAACGGGATCGCCACCACCGAGGCCCATATCCGCGTCGCGGTCGCCCTCGACTATCTCGGTGCGGCGCCGATTCGCGGCAGCCGCATGGGTGGCGGCACCGAAACCCTGGACGTGACGCTTCGCGTAGAGCAGGCACAGGCGAACGTTCAGTCCTGA
- a CDS encoding peptidase: protein MTYCVGVLVEEGLVMIADTRTNAGLDDISTYRKLHHFNVPGERVMMLASAGNLSITQSVLSLLAEGVEGDAGEPKMKLVEAPTMFQAAQLVGRAIRRVREIEKAGFEAANLRFSVSLLFGGQIGTDPMKLYLIYAAGNFIECSGDAPFLQIGEHKYGKPILDRAVKYETELYDALKVGLVSMDSTMRSNLGVGLPIDIAVARRNALDLEVNHRIEAGESYFHDLRERWSAALRAAHRAIPRPPYGPAAAK, encoded by the coding sequence ATGACCTATTGTGTCGGCGTCCTCGTGGAAGAGGGCCTTGTGATGATCGCCGACACCCGGACCAATGCCGGGCTCGACGACATCTCGACCTATCGCAAGCTGCACCACTTCAACGTGCCCGGCGAACGGGTGATGATGCTGGCCTCGGCAGGCAACCTCTCGATCACCCAATCGGTCCTCAGCCTTCTCGCCGAGGGTGTCGAAGGCGATGCCGGCGAGCCGAAGATGAAGCTCGTCGAGGCGCCGACGATGTTCCAGGCGGCCCAGCTCGTGGGCCGCGCCATCCGCAGGGTGCGTGAGATCGAGAAAGCCGGCTTCGAGGCCGCCAACCTGCGCTTCTCCGTCTCCCTCCTGTTCGGCGGGCAGATCGGAACGGATCCGATGAAGCTCTACCTGATCTACGCGGCCGGCAACTTCATCGAGTGCAGCGGCGACGCGCCGTTCCTGCAGATCGGCGAGCACAAGTACGGCAAGCCGATCCTCGACCGGGCGGTGAAGTACGAGACCGAGCTCTACGACGCCCTGAAGGTCGGGCTGGTCTCGATGGATTCGACCATGCGCTCGAATCTCGGCGTCGGGCTGCCGATCGACATCGCGGTCGCGCGCCGCAACGCCCTGGACCTCGAGGTGAACCATCGCATCGAGGCCGGCGAGAGCTACTTCCACGACCTTCGTGAGCGCTGGTCGGCGGCCCTGCGCGCGGCCCACCGGGCGATTCCGCGCCCGCCCTACGGGCCGGCCGCGGCGAAGTAG
- a CDS encoding thiamine phosphate synthase produces the protein MKALPARLLVVTERSATDDPEIAARQLLETLDRLLAAGIRWVWFRERDLEPDARLVLGRRVAERVRVHRGTLTVGGDAALAAALEAQGVHLPGGSTPSDFARARGLLPNGLVGVSAHSVPEVEAAARAGVDYATVSPIFPSASKPGYGPALGVAALTRAAASGLPVIALGGITTERAPGCHTAGAAGVAVMGPLMRGSNRVEQARIFLDIASGTPDRP, from the coding sequence ATGAAGGCGCTGCCCGCGCGGCTGCTCGTCGTCACCGAGCGATCGGCCACCGACGACCCGGAGATTGCCGCGCGCCAACTCCTCGAAACCCTCGACCGGCTCTTGGCGGCCGGGATCCGCTGGGTCTGGTTTCGCGAGCGCGACCTCGAACCCGATGCGCGCCTTGTCCTCGGCCGCAGGGTCGCCGAGCGCGTGCGGGTGCACCGCGGCACGCTGACCGTCGGGGGCGATGCGGCCCTGGCGGCGGCCCTCGAGGCGCAGGGCGTGCACCTCCCGGGCGGCTCCACGCCGAGCGACTTCGCCCGGGCGCGGGGGCTCCTGCCGAACGGGCTCGTCGGCGTCTCGGCGCATTCCGTGCCGGAGGTCGAGGCGGCGGCTCGAGCCGGGGTCGACTACGCCACCGTGAGCCCGATCTTTCCGAGTGCGAGCAAGCCGGGCTACGGTCCAGCCCTGGGCGTGGCGGCGCTGACGCGAGCGGCCGCCTCCGGCCTGCCCGTCATCGCCCTCGGTGGCATCACCACCGAGCGAGCGCCGGGTTGCCATACGGCGGGGGCGGCGGGTGTGGCGGTCATGGGACCGCTGATGCGCGGCTCGAATCGCGTGGAGCAGGCGCGGATCTTCCTCGACATCGCGAGCGGCACGCCGGATCGTCCGTGA
- the thiG gene encoding thiazole synthase (functions in thiamine (vitamin B1) biosynthesis; in Bacillus subtilis this enzyme catalyzes the formation of thiazole from dehydroxyglycine and 1-deoxy-D-xylulose-5-phosphate and ThiS-thiocarboxylate) encodes MTETPNDRYADPLVIAGIPLQSRLFIGTAGYPTQSILFDAVAASGAEVVTASIRRVSLQGHGSDTLRRLKGHRFLPNTAGCETARDAIMTAELAREALDTTWIKVEVIGDRETLYPDVAELLEACRHLVDDGFTVLPYCNDDPVVCQRLADLGCAAVMPMGSLIGSGMGVANPANLELICRRSPVPVIVDAGIGTASDAVIAMELGAAGCLLNTAVAKADDPVRMARAMRHAVQAGRDAHCAGRIPKRGRAEPSSPQLGLVGS; translated from the coding sequence ATGACCGAAACCCCGAACGACCGGTACGCCGATCCGCTGGTGATCGCCGGCATCCCCCTGCAGTCGCGCCTCTTCATCGGCACGGCGGGCTATCCGACGCAGAGCATCCTGTTCGACGCGGTGGCGGCCTCGGGCGCCGAGGTCGTCACCGCGTCGATCCGCCGGGTCTCGCTGCAGGGCCACGGCTCGGACACCCTGCGCCGCCTGAAGGGGCATCGGTTCCTGCCGAACACCGCCGGCTGCGAGACCGCCCGCGACGCGATCATGACGGCCGAACTCGCCCGCGAGGCGCTGGACACCACCTGGATCAAGGTCGAGGTCATCGGCGACCGCGAGACCCTCTACCCGGATGTCGCGGAACTGCTGGAGGCCTGCCGACACCTCGTCGATGATGGCTTCACCGTGCTGCCCTATTGCAACGACGACCCGGTCGTCTGCCAGCGCCTGGCCGACCTCGGCTGCGCCGCCGTGATGCCGATGGGTTCGCTGATCGGCTCCGGCATGGGGGTCGCGAACCCCGCCAACCTCGAACTGATCTGCCGGCGCTCGCCGGTGCCCGTCATCGTGGATGCCGGCATCGGTACCGCCTCCGATGCGGTCATCGCGATGGAACTCGGAGCCGCCGGCTGCCTGCTCAACACGGCCGTCGCGAAGGCGGACGATCCTGTGCGGATGGCCCGCGCCATGCGCCACGCGGTCCAGGCCGGCCGCGATGCCCATTGCGCCGGCCGCATCCCTAAGCGCGGCCGGGCCGAGCCGTCGAGCCCGCAACTGGGGCTGGTGGGCTCGTGA
- the thiS gene encoding sulfur carrier protein ThiS — MRLTVNGEARESAAADLDALFREEAEETGIDDPQGIAIALNGAVIRRRDWNTTPLAEGDRIEIVRAMQGG, encoded by the coding sequence ATGAGGCTCACCGTCAACGGAGAGGCCCGCGAAAGCGCGGCCGCCGACCTCGACGCCCTGTTCCGGGAGGAGGCCGAGGAGACCGGCATCGACGACCCGCAGGGTATCGCCATCGCGCTCAACGGCGCCGTGATCCGCCGTCGGGACTGGAACACCACACCCCTGGCGGAGGGCGACCGCATCGAGATCGTCCGCGCCATGCAGGGAGGCTGA
- the thiO gene encoding glycine oxidase ThiO, translating into MPARSDVVVVGAGLIGLSAAWRLAQGGRTVTVLERDAVGAGASLAATGMLAPAAEHEPGSDPLLPLALESLSRWPAFRDALQAASGIGIDYREEGTLVLALGRDEVERLRFRHELQVRSGLDARWLSGPEVRAREPGLRPGISAGLFCAHDHQVDPSLVMAALVRACLAAGVTLVEGCPVEALDWSGGRVTGVRTDRGAVSADVVLLASGAWSGEAGLLPDSLALPVRPLRGQSLALRTTKRTGTLGHMVWTEQVHMAPKSDGHLIVGATVEDCGFLPGVTAGGLYALLEGARRVLPGIEEMAVEAIWSGFRPTSDDDAPIIDALAPGLVVATGHHRNGYLLAPATADAVASLVADGSLPAFAEGFGLARFRRGSERRAFA; encoded by the coding sequence ATGCCGGCGCGCAGCGACGTGGTCGTGGTCGGAGCGGGCCTGATCGGCCTGTCGGCGGCCTGGCGCCTGGCGCAGGGCGGCCGGACCGTCACCGTGCTCGAACGCGACGCCGTGGGCGCCGGCGCGAGCCTGGCCGCCACCGGCATGCTGGCCCCCGCCGCCGAGCACGAGCCCGGCTCCGACCCGCTCCTGCCCCTTGCCCTGGAGAGCCTTTCCCGCTGGCCGGCATTTCGCGATGCGCTTCAGGCCGCTTCCGGCATCGGGATCGATTACCGGGAGGAGGGCACCCTGGTCCTCGCCCTCGGCCGCGACGAGGTGGAGCGCCTGCGCTTCCGCCACGAGCTTCAGGTGCGCTCCGGCCTCGACGCGCGCTGGCTCTCCGGTCCGGAGGTGCGCGCCCGCGAGCCGGGCCTGCGCCCCGGCATCAGCGCGGGTCTCTTCTGCGCGCACGACCATCAGGTCGATCCGAGCCTCGTCATGGCGGCCCTGGTCCGGGCCTGCCTCGCAGCGGGCGTCACCCTCGTGGAGGGCTGTCCGGTCGAGGCCCTGGACTGGAGCGGCGGCCGCGTCACCGGCGTTCGCACGGATCGCGGCGCGGTGAGCGCCGATGTCGTCCTGCTGGCCTCCGGAGCCTGGAGCGGGGAGGCGGGGCTGCTGCCGGATTCCCTGGCGCTTCCGGTTCGGCCGCTGCGCGGCCAGTCGCTGGCCTTGCGCACCACCAAGCGCACCGGCACGCTCGGCCACATGGTCTGGACGGAACAGGTCCACATGGCGCCCAAGAGCGACGGGCACCTCATCGTCGGAGCCACGGTCGAGGATTGCGGCTTCCTTCCCGGCGTCACCGCGGGCGGTCTCTACGCTCTGCTCGAGGGCGCACGGCGAGTCCTTCCCGGCATCGAGGAGATGGCCGTGGAGGCCATCTGGAGCGGGTTCCGCCCAACCTCGGACGACGATGCGCCGATCATCGACGCCCTGGCGCCCGGCCTCGTCGTCGCCACGGGCCACCACCGCAACGGCTATCTGCTGGCGCCCGCGACCGCCGACGCCGTCGCCTCCCTCGTCGCCGACGGCAGCTTGCCGGCTTTCGCGGAGGGCTTTGGGCTAGCCCGATTCCGGCGTGGATCCGAGCGGAGGGCGTTCGCATGA